From the genome of Ananas comosus cultivar F153 linkage group 16, ASM154086v1, whole genome shotgun sequence, one region includes:
- the LOC109722100 gene encoding WUSCHEL-related homeobox 9-like, producing the protein MASSNRHWPSLFKSKPCNTHQQWQHDINSSALLSGACHKSPYSSGCEERSPEPKPRWNPKPEQIRILEAIFNSGMVNPPRDEIRKIRAQLQEYGQVGDANVFYWFQNRKSRSKHKLRHLHPHPPAASSRSRSQSQSTASSTSSDKSSGASDKTPIASVASVALTTVTDRPTPPPPQMTNQLAPIGHVYYDFGAAAATAEPFFLQGGLGLWSELMMEQEEGEEGCKVNSTANKEEEEEEEEEEDGEGKALLMLLLLLL; encoded by the exons ATGGCTTCATCAAACAGGCACTGGCCCAGTCTGTTCAAGTCCAAGCCTTGCAACACCCACCAGCAATGGCAGCATGACATCAACTCATCAGCCCTCCTTTCTGGTGCCTGCCACAAGAGCCCCTATTCATCAg GGTGCGAGGAGAGGAGCCCGGAGCCGAAGCCGCGGTGGAACCCGAAGCCGGAGCAGATCCGGATCCTGGAGGCGATCTTCAACTCCGGCATGGTGAACCCGCCGCGCGACGAGATCCGCAAGATCCGGGCCCAGCTCCAGGAGTACGGCCAGGTCGGCGACGCCAACGTCTTCTACTGGTTCCAGAACCGCAAGTCCCGCAGCAAGCACAAGCTCCGCCACCTCCACCCCCACCCCCCGGCCGCCTCCTCCCGATCCCGATCCCAATCCCAATCCACCGCCTCCTCGACGTCCTCCGACAAGTCCTCGGGCGCCTCCGATAAGACCCCGATCGCATCGGTCGCTTCCGTCGCCTTAACAACCGTTACGGATCGACcgacgccgccaccgccgcagaTGACCAATCAATTGGCGCCGATCGGTCACGTCTACTACGACttcggcgccgccgcggcgactGCGGAGCCTTTCTTTCTCCAGGGGGGGTTGGGATTGTGGAGTGAGCTCATGATGGAGcaagaggagggggaggaggggtgCAAGGTTAATAGTACTGCTAacaaggaagaggaggaggaggaggaggaggaggaggatggggAGGGTAAGG CGCTTCTaatgcttctgcttctgctgctgtga